In Heliangelus exortis chromosome 12, bHelExo1.hap1, whole genome shotgun sequence, the genomic stretch CAGATGAACgttcagtaaagcttttgatTTATTAATGACATAATTGCAGTTATCAATACACAGGGTATTATGCCACTGGGAGCCATGGACAGGACTGGGCTTGTAGCTAAAAGTACTACTGAGAAAAAATAGCCAAGCTTTTGGGCACCAAACCTTTGTTTGTGTTAGATACAAAAGCAGTGGATGTCAAAGctaaataaaagctgaaaaaatgtttggaaTCAAGGGAATAGAGTATCTTACTGCTAGTCCCACAAAATACAAGGTAGGTATTACTTACAGAGTGCAAGGGACATAAAGGTAGCTTATAGCCTGTgaacagggagagggggagaaataaaaataccctttaaaaattcagagtCCACTTTTTTTCACAGTAGAACTATAAATTCTGGTTCCTAGATCTAGGACTACATGCTAGAATACAGGATATTTCATGTAggattttctgccttcagtAGAATGTTTTTAGGTCTgcagtgaaaactgaaaatcacTTTATTAGACCTGCAAGGACAGACACGGGTACAAAGACACAATGGCAGTGCCCCTGTCTCAGAGGGgggagcagaaaagcagagagcatTACTGTATCTAAACTTTCTAAATCTGTTGGAGTTTTAATGTGGTAGATGCATTTATCACATATGAATGCTTGGATTCAAACACCTGCAGGGCAACCCTGCTGTAACTGACAATTCTGACTTGTCCCTTCAAAAGCACAAATCCTGTTAGGTCATAAGGTGCCATCTGCAGGGTATACAGTGCCTCTCATGCATGGTTATAGCAGAAATCCATTTTATCACTTATATAGTTATTAACTATTTTAAACTGAAGTCTTTTCAACTCTCAGGAAGTTTCTGGACTTTAAATATAACTGTCTGTAAAACAGAACTAGAAATGACTTTTATAACAAGCATTTTTGAGCTTGAATATTTAATGAATGTCAAAATTATTAAGTACTTGAAAAAAACGTGGAAGCAACGGTAACTGTCTGTTAAATAATAGTAAATGATCTACTCTATTTACTTATGTACTTAAAAATACTATAAGTTCTTCTGAATTAGCACTGGAGGATGCTTGTGCTTCCACTAGAATCATATCAGCAGAGCTGGCAACTGAGTATATACTCTAAAAAACCTGTggttgctttcagaaaaaactTCTCCACTGCtatgtttatttactttttgaTGTAATACTCTAAGAATGTTTTTAAGCAATACTATTTTGTTCAGAATTAGATTAATCAATGAACatgaaaacataagaaaatataTAGTTAAGAGTATATAATAGTTTTAAAGCCTATGAAATGCAATCtgaaatgcaattaaatatGAAGTGTCATTTAACTTAGTAATGACTCCTTTTATGATAAATGTCTTGtgtgtgtctctttttttctccctccaatTCTTTTCTTTGGGGTTTCATTTCACTTTCAGATAAATGAAACTAAAATTTCTGTAAGGATACCAGGAAGGTGAGAGCAATGATATTTTTGTAGAcataagtaatattttttaattaattttcaatgaAAACAGTATTTGCTTTTATATCGATAATTGAGGTGAAGAGTTCTACTAATTCAGAGTAACAAACAAACATAATACTatgtattgctttttttaaatttccttaagtgttttttttttactgctaaaTTGGTAGCTATCAAACTGCTTCTCATGGTAGTAATTTAAGTCTGTATTGTTCTGTAGCTTGTGCCTGATAACTTCACATGGAATTTTCTCAAGATTCTTGCTTATCTCATGAATCAATCTCTGGTTTTGTTACTTGTATCAGTTGTAAGGAAAGAATGTTTCAAGAAATCTGGTAACAGTTTTAGGAAACACAGCATATCTGTCTGGAAACCTGTACCAAAACACAGTACAGAAGGaattacatgaaaatatttagtcTGTGCAGAAATATTAACTCTGTATTGAAATTAttctactctttttttccccccacataATTGCTTACATTGATAACTTTGGATATGACTGCCCAAGGCCTATAGAAAACCTAGCAAACTGTGTGCAGATGTTGAGTATTTATCATTCATAAGCCAATATTGAATGCAAACtaaagaaaaactgcagtgttttctgttaCATTATATATCAGGTATATTCTGCAGAATTTCCCCTGTATTTGCAAAAATCTAGCAAAATATCTGTCCTGGTATACTGATATTTGAGTGTCAAAGTCCTGTTTAAAAGCACAGGGTTGAGGTTGGTGCTGACTATATAAAAATGCACCTAGTTCTTCTGAGTGTAGTGATATAAAAATGCACCTAGTTCTTCTTTCATAGCTAATGAAAAGCTGGCAAGTGATTCTGATGATgagaaaaggtaagaaaaaaatactccaCTTTTAAATTCTGAAGTCTTTCTGcttaataatataatttattatataaGCAAAATACCAACAGCAACTCTAGTTTggcttttccatttcagtttttccacAATGGCTTAAATAACAATATCACCTGGTCACATTGGAGTATGAATCAGAATAAGGCATTAAACACACAGCCTGCACTCTTTGGCTATTGCTTTTGTGTACATGTATCTGGAATGAATCTTGGCTGAACAGTTGCTATGTCAGTATTTTATACTTCAAATTCCCACAGGGTGCATTATCAATATTCATAACCTCTACAAGATAAATGTACTGAATTTGGAGATGATGACTGTGATACTCTGTACACAAAATTCAATGCATTAACTCAGAAGATGAAGTATAGCAATGCTTAAGACTTgtgtactggaaaaaaatctcagttgaAGTTAGTTTTAATAAAATAGAAGAATATTTATCAGCACAAGAGCAATACATCTGTACTTGAAAAGAGGGCATTTGGGGGAAGGAACCTTCAATGAATCCTGTTCCTCTGTAAACATGTTTATTACCATACAAATGCAGCTCGCTCTCGTAACATCCTGACACCGAAGCGCTGCCATTCTCGCTGATAAATCCAGAGCTCCTGAGTTGTGTCAAGGCAGGCCAGAACTGCACCTCCTTTCCATGCGATCAGGCGGGGATCCATGTCCTAAATTCAACAGATTGCACAAAATCACTGGTGTAAATTTGCATAGTTCGTAAGACTTGTATCCTaatttttccagcagcactcATCACTTGAATCTAAGTGAGGAGAagtaagcttttaaaaaagtttcaTGAAACAAATAGTAAGATATAAACatggaaataatatttaaggTGTTTAGCCAAGTCACTTTTATTCCTTTGAGATGCCTTCTAGGCACATCAGGGAAATCCAGCCCTGAGCAACAGAGGCTCTGGAAAATATTCAAGTTTTGATTTTACCAATTTTGCTTGATTTATGCCAAATAAAACCATCTGTTTTAATGCCATACTTCATTTTACCTTAATAGTAATAAAAACCTTAATTTCTTGCTGAGCAGGCAGGTTAACTTTCACAGTAcctattactttttttaagaCTTTCAATTACAAGCACTTCAGTGACCAATACCAGTAACACTTGCTATACCTCTAATTTCCTGCCTGTAATTGGAGAGTACTACATGATGAGCTGAAAGCTCTTTTCTGTCTCCTCAGGTATGCAATTAATCTGTGGATTTGaaagaatataaatttttttcatcttttgacGATTTCAACCAGTCACTGTTTTTTAACCATTTACCTATCATTTAACAGCATACCTTAGGTCTTGTGATGACTTCAACATTTTCAACGACTCTTCTAAAAGAAGGAGGCATTTTGTTGAGAATTCGGTGCTGAAGAAACTCTTGAGCTTTATGAAACATAAGGCCTCCTCCAACCACTAAGATGGAGCTGTACATCTTCTTTTTTGTATCATCAGATGCTGGAATGAATGGATATATTTGGTGTAAGTAAAACCAGATAGAAATCAGTAAGTTTacttaaaaatttctttctctatTCCTTGGAGATTCAAAATGTCTAGCTCAAGAAATCTCAACAAAGATTCAAGTATAATGAATGGTGTATCTTCTCTAGACATGATGAAACTTAGGGACATACATCATGCTTTGGTATAATTACAGCAGTTAACATACACTCACAGTGATGTCCATATTTTACAGAATTGTACAAATGCAATTCTTACCACAGCAGTCGATGCTATGAAGAATGGCTTTGTCAAGGCCCAAGGCTTTGCCTTCAAACTGAGAAATAGCTGTTTTCCTGGACATGTATGCAGTTAGTTCCTCTGAATCATTTCCAGGTATCATACAATCACCCTGGGAAGACCCCAGTTCCACTTCTTGTGGGTACATCCTCTCTGAAATGTCTGATGCTTGGCCTCTCAAGTCTCCCTCAAAAGCACCAGGCTTTGACATAGATTTCCTATCAGCTGTAGCTTTTGAAgacttaaaaatgagaaaataagttGAActaggaaaaatgcaaaaagacaTTCAGCAGGTAACAGAACAATACAAAGACTTAACTAAGCACCACTGCACCTTCAAGGTATTTTAACTCTTTCAGACTTAGCAGTGCCATAATATGAAGCCCTCCTGGACTGTGAAAATACACAATTCTAATTAAAAACTAGTTTAGACATCCATAATCCTTACTCTAAATTTATTCGTTACTGCTTCTGACCCAAGTAGCAAACTTCAGTTTCTGATATAAACTAATGAGTCCTGATTTTATTCCCcaattaaataatgaaaaataaaatgagcatTCACACACCTGCTCCTGCTTACTTTGTGTGGCTAGCAGATAATGTTCATCATGAGGATCCTCAGGGTCACCTTGTGACCTGTGCTGCAAAGTTGTCATTTTTTGTCCAATGATTCCAAAAGTTGCTGGATAAAATAGAGCCATTGGAGCCTGCAGAATGGGAGATTTGGCATGGTTTTATTActaagtttttaatttttggcatTTACATACAAAACCccataaaaccaacaaaacaaaaaaaaaaaaaccccaacacataCACTTGTATATGTATATAAGCTTCATTATATATTCTGACATTGTATGATAAATAGGTGTTCAAATGTAGTTTGTTACCAAAttggaaaatcagaaaattgAATGATGGTGAGCTGAAAAAATTCCTAAATTGGCATTGATTTATTGTATTTGAAGGGTAAAAATCATATTTAGTTGCAGCTTCAACCATTCTGGCTAAACCTAGTTAGGAATTTTTATGCACCCACTAGAGCTACATTAGGCCCATTCATACATGTAGTAATTAATTCTAAAACTATCAATAAGCATATGTTAAGAACAATCCATAAATCATGTGGGCTTAGTAGCACTGGGCTGATACAATCTGAGGCCCTGATCCTGAATGCTGAATATAAttcttgtaattaaaaaaaaaacaacaaaaccaaaatcaccTGTAATTTTTCATCCCCTAATCGGAGCTGGTATAATAAAGCAGGAGAATCTGGATGACGAATCTGGAACTCGTGGTCTTGCAATCCAGAAATATCCTAAGGTCAAATATTATGTAaacaaacttttaaattttttatctATCTCTATGAAGCTTCATATTCTATTTTAAGTGTAGAAAGTAACAAAGTAACAGAACTCTTCAGATTATGAATTTCAATTACCTATTCTTGAATTCTTTTTCAAGTCTTTCCCATGTAGCACAACCTGCCAAAACAGCTTCCCACATGCCTAAGCCTCTAAAATTAGGGTTTGTATAGAAAGACAAGATCTGCTGGCAGATTTAACAAAACAGAAGttgaaaaacagcaaatatGCAGTTACTATCAGCTTCTTTCAGTAATAAAAGAGGATTCCTTTCTAAGAGTTGTGATTCCTTTTaactagaagaaaaataaaccaagttAAAAATACTTGAGTCCAAAGCTTCTCCAGCTTTTGGCAGTAttaagttttctttcatttacaaGCAATTGTAGACTCACAAACAGGTTTCACAGAATAGCAGtctgtaaagggaaaaaaagtcttggaGAATATCCAATTTTCCCTTCTCACCTGGTCTAGATGACAAAATGTCTCCTTCAGGTGCTGAAGCAGCAAGCAATCCAATTTATTAGTTAATTGACAGTCTCTATAAGGGAATCCTGCTCGTTGCATAAGCCAGTAAAAACACCTTGACACATCAGATCCTCCATATGCAAGGCACAATCtaaagcacagagaagaaaaagacttATTAGCTGAAATACTGGCCTTCTACAGTAGCTTGCATAGGAACATTTTAGATATGCTGTGATTATGCCTTCCACATAGTTTGCAGACCAGACAATCACTtctgcctgttttctttcttcaaagacATCAGATTTATGGCTCCTGTTGTAACACAATGACCCTGCTACATGGCTCACAGTAAAAAACAAGCCTGTGTTTATAGAAAAGTTCTCATTTTTAAAGTCAAGTCCTTGTTAAGCAACTAAGTACATGTGTACAGTAATTCTGTGTATCACAAGATACCTGGTGTTGCGATGGGAAACTCCATCTTCTACACAGCAAACACTTGTCTTCTGATCTCCCACATCTACTATACATGCACTGCTTAAACCACTTCCAAAGGTAGCACAGACAGACTCCTGGTGTATAATAATTCCTAGCAATGAGACAAAATATTACACCAATTTTATGCCAAGCTCCAGAGTCAGGTTGATGACATTTAAAGGACATCTTAATGTCTTCTAAAATCAACTAATAGACCAACTCTTCATTAAAAGTTTGTATACTTAAAGGAAATGGTGTGGGGGACTTAgagattggtttgggttttggttttttttttttttttgttgttgttgttgagtAGGCCCTTAAAATCATGAGAAAAGCTAAGAGCGGGGTGCATGCCTACATTCATGTCTTATTCTTTGCAAGTTTAATAATTATGAGACAATAATTATGGGAAAAACAAGCTTGTCCCAGCCAAACTGGGATTCATGTGCATAAATGTgccttaaaaggaaaaaaaaacttgatgTTATTATCACTAAGTGTTTGCTTCTGTATGGTTTTACCTGAGAAGCCCATCTTCATGAGGATCATATTTACCAATTCTTTCACGTGTTGTTTATTATAGATGTCTGGAATTAGTAAAATGCATCTGTAGTACTGAAGATAGGAACAATAAATTAAAGCCAGCTCTCAAATTAAGTTTATACATTGTTGGATACCTGATTCTAGGGAAGGAAACATAATGTACAATTTACTGAAAAGAAGCAAGAATATTGAAAGGGGGTAGGTTTTTTAACAATTTGAAATATTAGTTCAGGTTAAGTACCAAATTAAGAATGTATAGGCCACTAGAATCTTTACAAGTATATTAGGTGTAAGAAAAACACCTATTCTGCAAAGATAAGAAAGTTATGCAAGTATTAGGCAACCATTAGGTCACAGCTCACCTTTAAGTCTTTCAGTGGTATTTCCAGGTATTTTTGTATTGCATATGACCATATAACTTCAAGGTCTGCTAATACGGCCGTGAGGGAACCACCAGGTCCTGTGTGCAGATTCAGCTGTCCTCTTCTAATAGGCCAATGTATATTATAAGAATCTAGTGGATTAACATACAGTGCCTGAAAATAAGATGTGATGTTTCATGGATTGCTCTTCCCAAAAGGTTAGTAACAGATACCAGAAAAGTATTTAAGAAGCAGGTAACACAGACATACAGCAGCACTCAACCCCATGGGACAGGAATACAgtggatttctttttaacaggGCTTGAAtacaaagcattaaaataaagacaCTAAATACATGGGTTTAACTGTTTGAATTTTCATATCCATTGACATAACAGTATACTTTCccattatttcaaattaatagctaaaataatttaaagatcCTGAATCTTATGAATACCTAATTACTTAGCAGTGATTCCCCATCCTGATCCCTTTGTAAGTTTCTTAGCTTTTCACTGAATTATACCATGTGGGCAAAGTTCCCACCTAGTTCTGCAAAAACACTGACTTATAGCAGCAAAGGATACAGGTTACTTGCTAAAGAAATGGGGGAAACTCTTTGGTCTAGCTGAATGACAATAACTATTCAGTTAGTTCATAGTAAAGCGTCTCATGTACTGCTTGACTAAATTTTTATGCCTTTCAAGACATAATAACATAGAGCAAACTGCTACTGATCACATAGCTGCATTAGATCTTAATAATAAGTCCATTTCAGAGGGAAAATGCATCTTACCTCTTCTCCTACCAAAAATTCAGGATGATTTGATGTGTTTGTCCACTTGGCCCCGGAGCTGTGATCTAAAATAGCTGGCCGCATCTGTCTGTTGTATGATCTGGCCTGAAAGATAATCAAAAGAAATGCTGCTCAGAAACATCTTACCAGTTGCTTTTTATGCATGAAAGATAAAAACCACACACAGCCCTTGAAACACCATTTCACATCTCCATTTTCTCGTATATGTAGTAGAGCTATCAATATTTCCTGTATAACAAATATTGTTGTCCACCAAAATATATCTTCATACCAAATGACTGCATGAATGAACAATTTAATAAAATCTTAAGAATGAGTTACCTGATCAGGTGACACTGGTATACGCCTTGCACCATTTGACATCTTTTTGGACCATATTGCTTGGTCCACCATTTTAAGTCCATTTTGTCTCTGCTCATTACTCTCAGGTTTCTAAACAAAAGCCACAAATATGCAACATAAGTACCTACTGTAAACTGGTAATAATGAAGCTATTATTAAACAAATAATTACTATAGCTGACAGACTGTAGAAAGGACAGGTTTGTACAATGCACAATGAACatacacttatttttaaagaaattatcttttAGTAGAGTTCCCAAGATCCAATTGTCTAAGTCAACTTGAGTCTGTAAACTGATTGTAATGGCTGTTGGACTTAATTTCCACAGTGATGAGCTCAAGATACTATTTAAATACACAAACATTAAATAGGAGCAAAAATGTTTAATCTCCACTATTTAAAGGTGAGGTTTTAATGTTAAAGACAcagttttgatttaatttttttttgtacagaTTCAAAGCATGAATAAGATCACTAcatggatgttttttttttttttgagcaggtTGGACTAAAATTACAGGCTACCTTATTCAAATTACAAATCAACTCGTAAAAACAAGCATTTACAAATGTAGCAGTCCAATTCTAGTTCTACAATCATCCTTCTAAAAACACAAATACTGTGCGTGATGTCACCGCCCAGTGAAACCCAGGCTACCCACCCCTCAACCAGTCCGTTTATTAGGTTTAGGTCATTGCAAACAAATCAAATAAAGCCTCAACAGAGACTGGTGCAAATCTGCTGACTTTAGCAAGGTGGTAcctacaagggaaaaaaaaaaaaaaagtttgtctAGAGATATATGACTCTCTGGAAAAACAATGTATGAGAGGAAGAAACGCACTGCAGGTGAAAAACGTAGTAAAAACAAACATTGAAGCCACTTGGGAGGACGCGCCCCCGGAGCTTACATTGAGCCCGTCCCTCAGGAGCCAGCTGTCCCTGTAGGCCGCCTGGCCCTGCTGCTTGTGCCGCCGCGCGATGACATGGGGGATGCCCACGGGAAGCGTGTCCGTGGCCCGCCCGAGCCGCAGGGTCGTCGAGCCGGGGTGTATCACCACGATGAAGTTGCTCTGTATTTGCTGAAAGCAGCACAACGCGCACGTCAGTGAGACAGGGGGGTTCCGGTGACTCCGCCTCCAGCCACCCCGGTGTTTCCCGGCGCCCAGGCCTTTAAAAGGCCGAACCCGCCCCAGCGCAGCCGCCCTGCGAGGCAGCTGCTGCGGCTCTGCCCGTCACGGCTACCCCGGCCGGGCCTTGCCTCACCTCCTGCAGGGATTCGGGCACGGCAGCGGGGACGATGGGCCGCTTGACGCCTCGCTGTTCGCGCTCCCGGTCGCGCTCTTTGTCCTTCCCGTTCTCCGCCTCGCCCTTCTCCGCCTGGGTCATGCTGCCCGCTGGGCCGAGCTGCCAGACGGAAGCCGCCGCTACTGCGAGAGCCGAGGCGCCGAGGCCGGCGTAGGCGGGCAGCGGAAGGGGGCGGGTCCGCACCCCGCACCGCCCTCAGGCAGGTACCGAGGGGGAGGCTTGGCGGGAGGGGGGCAGCTGGCCGGGAGGGGGGCTTCCTGGCCCGGTCGA encodes the following:
- the ACTR8 gene encoding actin-related protein 8, with amino-acid sequence MTQAEKGEAENGKDKERDREREQRGVKRPIVPAAVPESLQEQIQSNFIVVIHPGSTTLRLGRATDTLPVGIPHVIARRHKQQGQAAYRDSWLLRDGLNKPESNEQRQNGLKMVDQAIWSKKMSNGARRIPVSPDQARSYNRQMRPAILDHSSGAKWTNTSNHPEFLVGEEALYVNPLDSYNIHWPIRRGQLNLHTGPGGSLTAVLADLEVIWSYAIQKYLEIPLKDLKYYRCILLIPDIYNKQHVKELVNMILMKMGFSGIIIHQESVCATFGSGLSSACIVDVGDQKTSVCCVEDGVSHRNTRLCLAYGGSDVSRCFYWLMQRAGFPYRDCQLTNKLDCLLLQHLKETFCHLDQDISGLQDHEFQIRHPDSPALLYQLRLGDEKLQAPMALFYPATFGIIGQKMTTLQHRSQGDPEDPHDEHYLLATQSKQEQSSKATADRKSMSKPGAFEGDLRGQASDISERMYPQEVELGSSQGDCMIPGNDSEELTAYMSRKTAISQFEGKALGLDKAILHSIDCCASDDTKKKMYSSILVVGGGLMFHKAQEFLQHRILNKMPPSFRRVVENVEVITRPKDMDPRLIAWKGGAVLACLDTTQELWIYQREWQRFGVRMLRERAAFVW